From a region of the Spelaeicoccus albus genome:
- a CDS encoding MFS transporter, translated as MQETLLNSPTSAGRTGPIVAVLAAAGIVASLTQTLVVPLIAQLPAMLHTTAADASWVITVTLLTGAVSTPVAGRLGDLYGKRPMLLVSMIPLVAGSAIAAMASGLVVMVIGRGIQGLAMGMIPLGISLIRDVLPPQKVGTAIALMSSSMGIGGALGLPIAAAVAQDLDWRWLFWGTAAAAAVEFVLIWRLIPAPPVSEAATTRRFDFLGAVGLAAGLVALLLAVSKGSEWGWAGGSTIACFVAAVVILVAWGMWEFRSPAPLVDLRVTISRPVLLTNTASIVVGFGMYAQSLIIPQIMQLPVATGYGLGQTMLQMGLWMIPQGVAMMAVSPLGAKVSARYTPKVTLTIGCLIMAAGYAGATVLMGSTWGLVIATAVSGAGVGFAYGAMPALIMANVPLSETGSANSVNSLMRSIGTSVSAAVIGAVLTGMSVQLGGHAIPTENGFIAALLIGCGAALAAAGIAATIRSTGAKSAERPERELETAA; from the coding sequence GTGCAGGAGACCCTTTTGAACTCACCCACCAGCGCCGGCCGGACCGGGCCGATAGTTGCAGTTTTGGCGGCGGCCGGAATCGTGGCGTCATTGACTCAAACGCTCGTCGTACCGCTGATTGCGCAGCTTCCGGCCATGTTGCACACGACGGCCGCCGACGCTTCGTGGGTCATCACCGTCACGCTGCTCACCGGCGCCGTCAGTACCCCGGTCGCCGGCAGGCTGGGGGACCTGTACGGCAAGCGTCCCATGCTCTTGGTGTCGATGATTCCGTTGGTGGCGGGATCGGCAATAGCCGCAATGGCCTCGGGGCTCGTGGTCATGGTGATCGGTCGCGGCATCCAGGGTCTGGCCATGGGAATGATTCCGCTCGGCATCAGTCTCATCCGGGATGTGCTTCCGCCGCAAAAGGTCGGGACCGCCATCGCACTGATGAGCTCGTCAATGGGAATCGGCGGTGCGCTCGGGCTTCCGATAGCTGCGGCCGTCGCACAAGATCTCGACTGGCGATGGCTCTTTTGGGGCACTGCCGCGGCAGCCGCCGTTGAGTTCGTGCTGATCTGGCGATTGATCCCGGCGCCGCCCGTGAGCGAGGCGGCAACGACGCGCCGGTTCGACTTTCTCGGCGCTGTCGGGCTGGCAGCGGGTCTCGTGGCGTTGTTGCTTGCCGTGTCCAAGGGAAGCGAATGGGGCTGGGCCGGCGGCTCAACTATCGCGTGCTTCGTCGCGGCCGTCGTCATCCTCGTCGCGTGGGGCATGTGGGAGTTTCGCTCACCCGCACCGCTTGTCGATCTGCGCGTGACAATCAGTCGACCGGTCCTGCTGACCAATACTGCGTCGATAGTTGTCGGGTTCGGCATGTACGCCCAATCGCTCATCATCCCGCAGATCATGCAATTGCCCGTCGCCACCGGATACGGTCTCGGCCAGACCATGTTGCAAATGGGACTGTGGATGATCCCGCAGGGAGTCGCCATGATGGCCGTCTCGCCGCTGGGAGCCAAAGTGTCGGCCAGGTACACGCCAAAGGTCACTTTGACGATCGGCTGCCTCATCATGGCGGCCGGCTATGCCGGTGCCACAGTGCTGATGGGCTCGACGTGGGGCCTGGTGATCGCGACGGCAGTCAGCGGCGCCGGAGTCGGATTCGCGTACGGCGCCATGCCGGCTCTCATCATGGCCAATGTGCCGTTGTCGGAGACCGGATCGGCAAACAGCGTCAATTCGCTGATGCGCTCGATCGGAACCTCGGTCTCGGCAGCCGTCATTGGAGCGGTTCTGACCGGCATGAGTGTGCAACTGGGCGGGCATGCGATCCCGACCGAGAACGGATTCATCGCGGCATTGCTGATCGGTTGCGGCGCGGCGCTCGCGGCTGCCGGAATCGCCGCGACAATCCGGTCGACCGGCGCCAAGTCAGCGGAGCGGCCGGAGCGCGAGTTGGAAACCGCTGCCTGA
- a CDS encoding FecCD family ABC transporter permease: MSATPALRRRAGTAAPIGHRRAVRPLIVGLAVTAAIVLVAVLGLMLGDFTLTPGEVFAALTGHGSRAADLVVVDWRLPRVLLAALTGCAFGISGAIFQSISRNALGSPDIIGFTSGAASGALVQILVVGASGAAVSGGAIAGGFVTAAIVYGLSFKGGVQGYRLVLVGIGVSAVLMSLNSYLILRAQVDQAQGAAIWITGTLNGRGWPEDIAVGICLALLMPMALKLNPSLALMEMGDDTAKALGVSVERDRMLLMVVGVGLTAVATAAVGPIAFVALASPHLARMLCRSHRPGPVTAGLMGALLMMVADFAAQRLFAPTQLPTGVLTSAIGGAYLAWLLTRQWRAGRG, encoded by the coding sequence GTGAGCGCCACTCCCGCCCTGCGCCGGCGCGCAGGCACCGCCGCGCCGATAGGGCACCGACGCGCCGTCCGGCCTCTCATCGTCGGATTGGCCGTGACGGCGGCGATCGTGCTTGTCGCAGTCCTCGGCCTGATGCTGGGCGATTTCACGCTGACCCCCGGCGAGGTCTTTGCCGCGTTGACCGGCCACGGCAGCCGCGCAGCCGACCTCGTGGTCGTCGATTGGCGGCTGCCGCGGGTACTGCTGGCAGCTCTGACCGGCTGCGCGTTCGGCATTTCCGGAGCAATCTTCCAATCGATCTCGCGCAACGCGCTCGGCAGCCCGGACATCATCGGATTCACGTCGGGCGCGGCGTCCGGCGCGCTGGTGCAGATCCTCGTGGTCGGTGCTTCCGGCGCGGCGGTGTCGGGCGGAGCGATCGCCGGCGGGTTCGTCACGGCCGCAATCGTATACGGCCTCTCGTTCAAGGGCGGCGTGCAAGGTTACCGACTGGTTCTTGTCGGCATCGGCGTGTCCGCCGTGCTGATGTCGCTGAACTCGTACCTCATCCTTCGCGCTCAGGTCGACCAAGCGCAAGGGGCTGCCATTTGGATCACCGGAACCTTGAACGGGCGCGGCTGGCCCGAGGACATCGCCGTCGGCATCTGCCTGGCACTCTTGATGCCGATGGCGTTGAAGCTGAACCCGTCGTTGGCGCTGATGGAGATGGGTGACGACACCGCAAAGGCGCTCGGCGTCTCGGTCGAACGCGACAGAATGCTGCTCATGGTCGTCGGCGTCGGGCTGACGGCCGTGGCCACCGCGGCAGTGGGACCAATTGCGTTCGTGGCGTTGGCCTCGCCGCATCTGGCGCGCATGTTGTGCCGATCGCACCGCCCCGGCCCCGTGACGGCCGGGCTGATGGGCGCACTGCTGATGATGGTGGCCGATTTCGCCGCTCAACGACTTTTCGCGCCCACTCAGCTGCCGACGGGCGTCCTCACCAGCGCAATCGGCGGCGCCTATTTGGCGTGGCTTTTGACGCGCCAGTGGCGAGCCGGCCGTGGCTAG
- a CDS encoding PhzF family phenazine biosynthesis protein translates to MEIPLHQIDAFATKPFTGNPAAVMPLGEWPNDAVLAGLAEENNLSETAFYTAALPADTPDRPEGGMPQYHLRWFTPVTEVDLCGHATLAAAAQLFEDEHPNLDEIAFYGRSGWLTVRRTGPRTLELDFPAEFPEPTAPDDEISRALGIRPVSTHAATDLLYVVDDAQAVRALDPDFTALRRMDARGVMVTAEGPTDGPDFVSRWFGGKAGVAEDPVTGSAHSQLAPFWAARLGKTALRAEQLSARGGVVDCTVEGDRVRLAGSYVRYLDGFVTLET, encoded by the coding sequence ATGGAGATCCCGCTGCACCAGATCGACGCATTCGCCACCAAACCGTTCACCGGAAACCCGGCAGCCGTCATGCCGCTGGGCGAATGGCCGAACGACGCCGTCCTGGCCGGTCTGGCCGAGGAGAACAACCTTTCCGAAACCGCTTTCTACACTGCCGCGTTACCTGCCGATACGCCTGACCGCCCCGAGGGCGGGATGCCTCAATACCACTTACGGTGGTTCACCCCCGTCACGGAAGTCGACCTGTGCGGGCACGCCACGCTTGCCGCGGCCGCGCAACTGTTCGAGGACGAGCATCCGAATCTCGACGAGATCGCGTTCTACGGCAGATCCGGCTGGCTGACGGTCCGTCGGACCGGCCCTCGTACGCTGGAGCTCGATTTCCCGGCCGAATTCCCCGAACCCACGGCGCCGGACGACGAGATCAGCCGCGCGCTCGGCATCCGGCCGGTCTCCACGCACGCCGCAACGGACCTGCTGTACGTCGTCGACGACGCGCAGGCGGTGCGTGCGCTGGACCCCGATTTCACGGCGCTGCGCCGGATGGACGCACGCGGCGTCATGGTCACGGCCGAAGGCCCGACCGACGGGCCGGACTTCGTCTCGCGCTGGTTCGGCGGCAAAGCCGGCGTGGCCGAAGATCCGGTGACCGGATCGGCGCACAGCCAGTTGGCGCCGTTTTGGGCAGCCAGGCTCGGCAAGACGGCGCTGCGGGCCGAGCAGCTCTCGGCCCGCGGCGGCGTCGTCGACTGCACCGTCGAGGGTGATCGGGTGCGCTTGGCCGGATCGTACGTGCGCTATCTGGATGGTTTCGTCACTCTCGAGACCTGA
- a CDS encoding ABC transporter ATP-binding protein: protein MTQTAVVPDAGTRGRVHGEGLTLGYDKRVVAENLTMNIPDGSFTVIVGPNACGKSTALRALSRLLKPSSGCVYLDGELIQSLPGKEVARRLGVLPQSSQAPDGITVADLVARGRHPYQKLLARWSSDDERAVTDAMASTNIVDLADRLVDELSGGQRQRVWLAMALAQQTPVLLLDEPTTFLDVAHQIEVLDLCADLHESSGYTMVAVLHDLNHACRYATHLIAMKDGSIVAEGPPSEIVDADLVERVFSLRARVIPDPETGTPLIVPLARGAIA, encoded by the coding sequence GTGACTCAGACGGCCGTCGTGCCGGACGCCGGAACGCGGGGCCGCGTGCACGGCGAGGGCCTTACCCTCGGCTACGACAAACGAGTTGTCGCCGAGAACCTCACCATGAACATTCCGGACGGCTCGTTCACGGTGATCGTCGGTCCCAACGCCTGCGGCAAGTCGACGGCGTTGCGCGCACTGTCGCGACTGCTCAAGCCGTCGTCCGGCTGCGTGTATTTGGACGGCGAGCTGATCCAGTCGCTGCCGGGCAAGGAAGTGGCTCGTCGCTTGGGAGTGCTCCCGCAGTCGTCGCAAGCGCCCGACGGCATCACGGTAGCCGATCTGGTGGCGCGCGGACGGCACCCGTACCAAAAGCTGCTGGCCCGTTGGTCGTCGGACGACGAACGCGCGGTCACCGACGCAATGGCGTCCACGAACATCGTCGACCTGGCCGACCGGCTCGTCGACGAGCTATCCGGCGGGCAACGTCAGCGCGTCTGGCTGGCAATGGCGCTGGCCCAGCAGACCCCTGTCCTGCTTCTGGACGAGCCGACCACGTTCTTGGACGTCGCTCACCAGATCGAAGTACTCGATCTGTGCGCCGATCTGCATGAATCGTCCGGGTACACCATGGTCGCCGTCCTGCACGATCTCAATCACGCGTGCCGCTATGCCACGCATTTGATAGCGATGAAGGACGGCTCCATCGTGGCGGAGGGCCCGCCGTCCGAAATCGTGGACGCCGACCTGGTCGAGCGCGTCTTTTCGCTTCGCGCCCGCGTGATCCCGGATCCGGAAACCGGGACGCCGCTCATTGTGCCGCTTGCGCGCGGCGCCATCGCTTAG
- a CDS encoding M20 family metallopeptidase — MMHITTYPRTMSNQPEPVNRYFSEQMSRDTRARAEAAEPPSSRFAGAPRKILDRAGAAVDTEAGRLIALSHSLHANPETAFDERESARAIIRLLADSGVSAELGVHGLETAIRSEFVRPGTPEDAPAIAILAEYDALPEIGHGCGHNVIAAAGVGAYLAVRSALAEGDPAEAPGRVVFLGTPAEEGNSGKEYMARAGAFDGIDAAVMVHPYGYDVAEQVWLGRRLMSVTFHGAAAHASAQPFMGRNALDAATLAYHAVGLLRQQMLPVDRVHAVISEGGTRPSIIPETAEMKLYARSKYPETLKSLSDRLTKIAEGAAMMTGTGVDIEWDDKPASLPVRTNGALTGRWAVAQSARGRQSLPLGVVPETIAASTDFGNISYRLPGIHPLIKIADAGTALHTREFAEAAAGTEADEAVRDGAYGLAAVVLDYLADGDLRDAVDQEFEDQGGAVDVPRFFD; from the coding sequence ATGATGCACATCACCACGTACCCTCGTACCATGTCGAACCAGCCCGAACCCGTCAACAGGTACTTTTCCGAGCAAATGTCCCGCGACACCCGCGCGCGGGCCGAAGCCGCCGAGCCGCCGTCGTCACGCTTCGCCGGCGCGCCGCGGAAAATCCTGGACCGGGCCGGAGCTGCGGTCGATACCGAAGCCGGCCGCCTGATTGCACTCAGCCACTCGTTGCACGCCAATCCGGAGACTGCGTTCGACGAACGCGAATCGGCACGGGCGATAATCCGGCTGCTCGCTGATTCGGGAGTGTCGGCCGAGCTCGGCGTCCACGGCCTGGAAACCGCGATTCGGTCCGAGTTCGTCCGGCCGGGGACCCCGGAGGACGCTCCCGCCATCGCCATCCTTGCCGAGTACGACGCATTGCCGGAGATCGGCCACGGATGCGGCCACAACGTGATAGCAGCGGCAGGGGTCGGTGCTTACCTGGCGGTGCGTTCGGCACTGGCCGAGGGCGATCCGGCTGAAGCCCCGGGGCGCGTCGTCTTTCTCGGCACCCCCGCCGAAGAGGGCAATTCGGGCAAGGAATACATGGCCCGTGCCGGTGCCTTCGACGGGATCGACGCGGCAGTGATGGTGCATCCGTACGGCTACGACGTCGCCGAGCAGGTCTGGTTGGGCCGGCGTCTCATGTCCGTCACCTTCCACGGTGCCGCGGCACATGCTTCGGCCCAGCCGTTCATGGGGCGCAACGCGTTGGACGCCGCGACGCTCGCCTACCACGCAGTGGGGCTGCTGCGTCAGCAGATGCTGCCGGTCGACCGTGTGCACGCCGTCATCAGCGAAGGCGGGACGCGCCCCAGCATCATCCCGGAGACCGCCGAAATGAAGTTGTACGCCCGCAGCAAGTACCCGGAGACGTTGAAGTCCCTCAGCGACAGATTGACCAAGATCGCCGAAGGGGCCGCCATGATGACCGGCACCGGCGTTGACATCGAATGGGACGACAAGCCGGCGTCACTGCCGGTGCGTACCAACGGCGCGCTGACCGGACGCTGGGCGGTTGCCCAATCGGCGCGCGGCAGGCAGTCGCTGCCGCTCGGTGTCGTGCCCGAGACGATTGCGGCGTCCACGGACTTCGGCAATATCAGCTACCGGCTGCCCGGTATCCACCCGCTCATCAAGATCGCCGACGCCGGCACCGCATTGCACACCCGGGAGTTCGCCGAGGCGGCCGCCGGCACGGAAGCGGACGAGGCCGTGCGGGACGGCGCGTACGGCCTGGCCGCCGTCGTTCTGGACTATCTGGCCGACGGCGACTTGCGAGACGCGGTGGATCAGGAGTTCGAAGACCAGGGCGGGGCCGTCGACGTGCCGCGCTTTTTCGACTGA
- a CDS encoding MFS transporter produces the protein MHSENFRTGRALRFSAPPWSILAALLIADLVYGFQQTAITPALPVVRHELGASREWTSWLLSGYFIVASVAPLLLGKVADRFGKRRIYLLALAIFTVGSIGAAFAPSIGLLVMWRLVQGAGGAVFPLSFSILRDELPQHRIGPGIGVLTGGFGLGAAAGFGVGGLITEFASWRWVFGVGAIALIVAIGLVWAIVPANSVRTPRRLDTPGALLFGAAIAALIIALTEGPSRGWASPLAIGLFVVAAAAVCAWLLRELRTSDPLMDLTVLASRPVLFTNIVSMVSGYSVIGVNILVPFLLTAPDSGAPDAAFGLTAGPLLTGIVLLPRAFGQSAGGPVTGRISRWIGPGNALAVSLLLAGIGAAGLAFARGTIWLILAELAVVGVGFGLSISTGSSLVTLAAAPDQTSIAASINSVLRRVGGGIGAQIAAALLAADTVAGSGEPSSRAFTVAFALAGIVAVAGAVLALLIRPDSTPAR, from the coding sequence GTGCATTCCGAGAATTTCCGCACGGGACGGGCACTGAGGTTTTCCGCGCCGCCGTGGTCGATTCTCGCCGCTTTGCTCATCGCCGACTTGGTCTACGGATTCCAGCAGACGGCAATTACTCCGGCACTGCCGGTCGTCCGCCACGAGCTCGGAGCGTCCCGCGAGTGGACGTCGTGGCTGTTGTCCGGATACTTCATCGTGGCCTCGGTCGCCCCGTTGCTCTTGGGCAAGGTCGCCGACAGATTCGGCAAGCGGCGCATTTATCTGCTTGCGCTGGCGATCTTCACGGTCGGCAGCATCGGCGCGGCGTTCGCGCCGTCAATCGGACTGCTGGTGATGTGGCGACTGGTGCAGGGCGCCGGCGGAGCCGTCTTCCCGTTGAGCTTTTCGATTTTGCGGGACGAATTGCCGCAGCATCGGATCGGTCCCGGCATCGGCGTGCTGACCGGAGGCTTTGGGCTCGGTGCGGCGGCCGGATTCGGCGTCGGCGGGCTGATCACCGAATTCGCTTCGTGGCGGTGGGTCTTCGGCGTTGGAGCGATAGCGCTCATTGTCGCCATCGGACTGGTCTGGGCCATCGTCCCGGCGAACTCCGTGCGGACGCCGCGCCGGCTCGACACGCCCGGTGCCCTGCTTTTCGGTGCCGCCATCGCCGCGCTGATCATCGCCCTGACCGAGGGTCCGAGTCGCGGCTGGGCATCGCCGCTGGCCATCGGTCTCTTCGTTGTCGCGGCCGCCGCGGTCTGTGCCTGGCTGTTGCGCGAGCTGCGAACGAGCGATCCGCTGATGGATTTGACGGTGCTTGCTTCGCGCCCGGTCTTGTTCACGAACATCGTCTCGATGGTCAGCGGCTACTCGGTCATCGGCGTCAACATCCTCGTCCCGTTTTTGCTGACCGCTCCCGATTCCGGAGCGCCGGACGCCGCGTTCGGGCTGACTGCCGGGCCGCTGCTCACCGGGATCGTCTTGCTCCCGCGGGCGTTCGGCCAATCGGCCGGCGGCCCCGTGACCGGCCGGATCAGTCGGTGGATCGGACCGGGCAATGCGCTTGCCGTCTCGCTGCTCCTTGCCGGAATCGGTGCGGCAGGTCTGGCGTTTGCGCGCGGCACCATTTGGCTCATCCTCGCCGAACTGGCGGTGGTCGGCGTGGGATTCGGGCTGTCGATCAGTACGGGGAGCAGCCTCGTCACGCTTGCCGCCGCTCCGGACCAAACGTCGATCGCGGCCTCGATCAATTCCGTCCTGCGCCGAGTCGGCGGGGGCATCGGCGCTCAAATCGCCGCAGCGCTGCTGGCCGCCGACACGGTTGCCGGAAGCGGGGAGCCGTCGTCGCGGGCATTCACCGTGGCGTTTGCCCTCGCGGGCATCGTGGCGGTGGCAGGTGCCGTCCTCGCGTTGCTGATCCGTCCGGATTCGACGCCGGCGCGCTAG
- a CDS encoding PASTA domain-containing protein, whose translation MATQAFDPTVTVPNLVGGQIDDARLACDVLELTLYAADQDGRPLGEIDWPGHYVVRWQSPEAGEQATRGSVVAIHASAGGGDGSGDREPRPPRLDPPMSTVELDVPHTYPEPATHGSPRAPVPDRA comes from the coding sequence ATGGCTACCCAAGCATTCGACCCCACGGTGACAGTGCCCAACCTGGTCGGTGGGCAGATCGATGATGCGCGTTTGGCATGCGATGTTCTCGAATTGACGTTGTACGCAGCCGATCAAGACGGCAGGCCGCTTGGCGAGATCGACTGGCCGGGGCACTACGTCGTCCGCTGGCAGTCTCCGGAAGCCGGAGAGCAGGCCACCCGCGGCAGCGTCGTCGCCATCCATGCCAGCGCCGGCGGAGGAGACGGATCGGGCGACCGCGAGCCGCGACCGCCCAGGCTCGATCCGCCCATGAGCACCGTCGAACTCGATGTGCCGCACACCTACCCCGAACCGGCAACGCACGGGAGCCCGAGAGCCCCGGTCCCGGATCGCGCGTAA
- a CDS encoding peptide chain release factor 3, producing the protein MSQYDCAVSSPSEVLAQARRRRTFAVISHPDAGKSTLTEALALHARVIGQAGATHGKAGRRGTVSDWMTMERERGISISSAALQFEYRDTVINLLDTPGHADFSEDTYRVLSAVDCAVMLVDAAKGLETQTMKLFEVCRHRGIPIITVINKWDRPGNEALELMDEVLERTGLLPTPLTWPVGDSGDFRGVLDRRTGQYIKFTRTEGGATIAGEERFDADAASDMEGQAWSTAVEESGLLELEDQQHDQDAFLAGRTTPVMFGSAVLNFGVHQLLDTLVDLAPYAEARPDSDGELRPVDAPFSGFVFKVQAGMDTAHRDRLAFVRVCSGLFTRGMVVTHAATGKPFATKYAQHVFGRDREVIDEAYPGDVVGLVNASALRVGDSLYVDKPVSFPPIPTFAPEHFMVIRAKDSSKYKQFRRGISQLDHEGVVQVLRSDLRGDQAPVLGAVGPMQFEVAEDRMNNEFNAPVKLERLDFSLARRTTPDWIPQLGRERSVEVLSRSDGELLALFSDRWRLAGVEREHPGIVLEPLVVS; encoded by the coding sequence GTGAGCCAGTACGATTGTGCGGTGAGTTCCCCGTCCGAAGTCCTGGCCCAAGCACGCCGCCGACGCACGTTCGCCGTGATTTCGCACCCGGACGCCGGCAAGTCCACGTTGACCGAAGCGCTGGCGCTGCACGCCCGGGTGATCGGCCAAGCCGGAGCGACGCACGGCAAGGCCGGACGCCGCGGCACGGTGTCCGACTGGATGACCATGGAACGCGAGCGCGGCATCTCGATCTCGTCGGCTGCCCTGCAGTTCGAGTACCGCGACACGGTGATCAATTTGCTGGACACCCCCGGCCACGCCGACTTCTCCGAGGACACCTACCGCGTGCTGTCGGCCGTGGATTGCGCCGTCATGCTCGTTGATGCGGCAAAGGGCCTCGAGACGCAGACCATGAAACTCTTCGAGGTCTGTCGGCATCGGGGCATCCCCATCATCACGGTGATCAACAAATGGGACAGGCCCGGCAACGAAGCGCTCGAACTGATGGATGAAGTGCTGGAGCGCACAGGACTGCTGCCGACACCGTTGACGTGGCCGGTCGGCGATTCCGGCGACTTCCGCGGCGTCCTCGACCGCAGAACCGGTCAGTACATCAAATTCACCCGCACCGAGGGCGGCGCCACTATTGCCGGCGAAGAACGCTTCGATGCCGACGCGGCGTCCGACATGGAAGGACAGGCGTGGTCGACGGCCGTCGAGGAGTCCGGGCTGCTCGAACTCGAAGACCAACAGCACGATCAGGACGCATTCCTGGCCGGCCGGACGACGCCGGTGATGTTCGGCTCGGCAGTGTTGAACTTCGGCGTCCACCAGCTGCTCGACACTCTCGTCGACCTCGCGCCGTACGCCGAGGCTCGTCCCGACTCGGACGGCGAGCTGCGCCCCGTTGACGCGCCGTTCTCCGGTTTTGTCTTCAAGGTGCAGGCAGGAATGGACACGGCGCATCGGGACAGGCTCGCCTTTGTGCGCGTGTGCTCGGGGCTTTTCACCCGCGGCATGGTTGTCACTCACGCCGCGACCGGCAAACCGTTTGCCACCAAATACGCCCAGCACGTCTTCGGCCGCGACCGCGAGGTGATCGACGAGGCGTATCCGGGTGACGTGGTGGGCCTGGTGAATGCGTCGGCGCTGCGCGTCGGTGACAGCCTCTATGTGGACAAGCCCGTCTCGTTCCCGCCAATTCCCACTTTCGCGCCGGAGCACTTCATGGTGATCCGGGCCAAGGATTCGTCGAAGTACAAGCAGTTCCGCCGCGGCATCTCGCAGCTCGACCACGAAGGCGTCGTGCAGGTGCTCCGCTCGGACCTGCGCGGCGACCAGGCACCGGTTCTCGGCGCGGTCGGCCCGATGCAGTTCGAGGTGGCCGAAGACCGGATGAACAACGAATTCAACGCGCCGGTGAAGCTTGAACGGCTCGATTTCTCTCTTGCCCGCCGCACCACTCCGGATTGGATCCCCCAGCTCGGCCGGGAACGGTCGGTCGAGGTGCTCTCTCGCTCGGACGGCGAGTTGCTCGCATTGTTCTCCGACAGGTGGCGCCTGGCCGGGGTCGAACGCGAACACCCCGGCATCGTCCTCGAACCGCTGGTCGTCTCGTAA
- a CDS encoding MarR family winged helix-turn-helix transcriptional regulator yields MPRDDDAISEVTMEGPVESVEFEMMILGRHSLLEGRQRSGSTRLDRSAYTILSRMSISGPMSIGQLSEAFGLDASTLNRQTAALMRAGLAERIPDPDGGIARKFRLTAKGRRMLKETRDANVDGLERVFKTWSRADIETFAALLMRYNGDIERIWARVWPRPGSES; encoded by the coding sequence GTGCCAAGGGACGATGACGCGATAAGCGAGGTGACGATGGAGGGGCCGGTGGAGTCCGTGGAGTTCGAAATGATGATCCTCGGTCGGCATTCACTCCTTGAAGGTCGGCAACGTTCGGGTAGCACCAGATTGGACCGAAGCGCCTACACGATCCTTTCCCGGATGAGCATTTCCGGGCCGATGAGCATCGGCCAGCTCTCCGAGGCTTTCGGGCTCGATGCGTCCACGTTGAACAGGCAGACCGCCGCACTCATGCGTGCCGGGCTCGCCGAGCGCATTCCCGACCCGGACGGCGGCATTGCCCGCAAATTCCGGCTCACTGCCAAGGGGCGACGCATGCTGAAGGAAACTCGGGATGCAAATGTGGATGGGCTCGAACGCGTCTTCAAGACCTGGTCGCGCGCCGACATCGAAACCTTTGCCGCCCTGCTGATGCGCTATAACGGCGATATCGAACGCATCTGGGCACGAGTCTGGCCGCGTCCGGGCAGCGAGAGCTGA
- a CDS encoding FecCD family ABC transporter permease, translating to MPLATDRPNRRPGAASRSNGKASGHPGGSGLFGKRGAAPGLVAAVALLAAVAVVSIMVGSKSLSPAVVWDALWNGGHGYDVAIVRSLRVPRAEAGILVGAALGVAGALMQALTRNPLADPGILGINAGAAVAVVLGISLLGVGSVTGYVWFAFAGAALATVLVYVLGSAGRGGATPVRLALAGTAIAAALVAVTRGITLTNVQAFDKFRFWDVGSLVGRGNDFLVPLLPFFAAGLVLSFALAGPLNAMALGDDTGKALGAHLGLVRTGSLVAVTLLCGAAVAAAGPIAFVGLTIPHIARALVGPNQHWVLPYSAVLGPILLLGSDIVGRVVASPGEIQVGIVTAFVGAPVFIALVRRRKLAQL from the coding sequence ATGCCCCTTGCCACCGATCGACCGAACCGCCGCCCCGGCGCGGCAAGCCGGTCGAACGGCAAAGCGTCCGGCCATCCCGGCGGCAGCGGCCTGTTCGGCAAGCGCGGCGCTGCGCCGGGTCTCGTGGCGGCCGTCGCCCTCCTTGCAGCTGTCGCGGTTGTGAGCATCATGGTCGGATCAAAAAGCCTGTCCCCGGCGGTGGTCTGGGACGCGCTGTGGAACGGCGGACACGGCTACGACGTCGCAATAGTCCGGTCGCTCCGCGTGCCGCGGGCCGAAGCCGGAATCCTTGTCGGGGCGGCGCTTGGAGTCGCCGGCGCACTCATGCAGGCATTGACGCGCAATCCGCTCGCCGACCCGGGCATCCTCGGCATCAATGCCGGAGCCGCGGTCGCCGTCGTTCTGGGCATCTCACTGCTCGGCGTCGGAAGCGTCACCGGATACGTCTGGTTCGCGTTCGCCGGCGCAGCACTGGCAACCGTGCTCGTCTACGTCCTCGGATCCGCCGGCCGCGGCGGCGCCACCCCGGTGCGCTTGGCGCTGGCCGGCACGGCGATTGCGGCAGCCCTCGTCGCCGTCACCCGCGGTATCACGCTGACCAATGTGCAGGCGTTCGACAAGTTCCGGTTTTGGGACGTCGGGTCGTTGGTCGGGCGCGGCAACGACTTCCTCGTTCCGTTGCTGCCGTTCTTTGCGGCAGGGCTCGTCCTGTCTTTCGCCTTGGCCGGCCCGCTCAACGCCATGGCGCTCGGGGACGATACCGGGAAGGCCCTCGGCGCACATCTCGGACTCGTCCGGACCGGCTCGCTGGTCGCGGTCACGCTGCTGTGCGGCGCCGCGGTAGCCGCCGCCGGGCCCATCGCGTTTGTTGGCTTGACAATTCCACACATTGCGCGCGCACTCGTCGGGCCGAACCAACACTGGGTGTTGCCGTATTCGGCGGTACTCGGCCCGATCCTTTTGCTGGGGTCGGACATCGTCGGCCGTGTCGTCGCCTCCCCCGGCGAGATCCAGGTCGGCATCGTCACGGCGTTCGTCGGCGCACCGGTCTTCATCGCGCTCGTCCGGCGCCGGAAGCTGGCGCAGCTGTGA